In one Mucilaginibacter ginsenosidivorax genomic region, the following are encoded:
- a CDS encoding M56 family metallopeptidase has product MEAIAYLLQVSACTGVFYMFYYAFLRRLTFFTINRWYLLATLLLSFVIPAIKIRVDEQPHYVAVVQHVVYVNAPEAIQPIPFNAAPPKMGPVAPPVNRASIMGWVYVVAVISLSGYLFITLIIFFTRIKGKPLAKMGNVKIVSGYKKLGNGSFFNYIFLADENICYEDLKHVIGHEMMHVRLYHSADRVIARLAQIALWFNPFAYLFASAIEANHEFEVDAKMTHSVDKRVYANLLLQLSVTGQGMLHNGFSKVQLTGRIQMLFNKPSKNMKKLTYVLIVPMVTISCLVFATSLKTSAKKNAPAVTVTDTAVKYRQKVKYGIGQQLSMAKFKAYQQTDDYKNKSALVREIINKEIAIKVTELIRDKKTGIPQGYKVTYNSMPLEIKTFYGDGKELYSLLNVGDEVTVKLFGGGIGEGIPVVFFPQYIVKNNVRIFQPVQPETIREYPFLYEVNRVRFTDGKVAQIEKDSNGKWKTAVIEKDNGYRFNLAFKANSPDFAGIKQGDQVRLRFVHEVKTGKKVYAVNDWVSISENIADYGFKNPDMFYKFYEKM; this is encoded by the coding sequence ATGGAAGCCATAGCCTATTTGCTGCAGGTATCGGCCTGTACCGGTGTTTTTTATATGTTTTATTACGCGTTTTTGCGCAGGCTTACTTTTTTTACCATCAACAGGTGGTACCTGCTGGCAACATTGCTGCTTAGTTTTGTTATACCGGCCATTAAAATACGGGTTGATGAACAGCCACATTATGTAGCTGTAGTACAGCACGTGGTTTACGTGAATGCCCCGGAGGCTATTCAACCAATACCCTTTAACGCCGCTCCCCCAAAAATGGGGCCTGTTGCGCCGCCGGTAAACCGGGCGAGTATCATGGGGTGGGTATATGTAGTAGCTGTTATTTCGTTATCGGGTTACTTATTCATAACACTCATTATCTTTTTTACCAGGATTAAAGGCAAGCCTTTGGCTAAAATGGGAAATGTTAAAATTGTAAGCGGCTACAAAAAGCTTGGCAATGGGTCGTTTTTTAACTATATATTTTTAGCTGATGAAAATATCTGTTACGAGGATCTGAAACACGTAATAGGGCACGAGATGATGCATGTAAGGCTGTATCACTCGGCAGATAGGGTGATAGCGCGGCTGGCACAAATAGCCCTTTGGTTTAATCCGTTTGCATACCTGTTTGCCAGCGCTATTGAAGCCAACCACGAGTTTGAGGTTGATGCAAAAATGACGCATAGTGTTGATAAGCGGGTGTATGCCAACCTGCTGCTGCAGTTATCGGTAACGGGGCAGGGTATGCTGCACAATGGTTTTAGCAAAGTACAGCTTACCGGCAGGATACAAATGTTGTTTAACAAACCATCAAAAAATATGAAAAAGCTAACTTATGTGCTGATTGTACCTATGGTAACCATCAGCTGCCTGGTGTTTGCAACCAGTTTAAAAACCAGCGCGAAAAAAAATGCGCCTGCAGTTACTGTTACAGACACCGCTGTTAAGTACCGGCAAAAAGTAAAATACGGCATAGGGCAACAGTTATCAATGGCAAAATTTAAAGCCTATCAGCAAACAGATGATTATAAAAACAAATCGGCACTGGTTAGGGAGATTATAAATAAAGAAATTGCCATTAAAGTAACAGAACTGATCAGAGATAAAAAGACCGGGATACCGCAGGGATATAAAGTAACTTACAATAGCATGCCGCTTGAAATTAAAACCTTTTACGGCGACGGCAAAGAGCTTTATAGCCTGCTTAATGTTGGCGATGAAGTTACCGTAAAGCTATTTGGCGGCGGTATTGGCGAGGGTATCCCGGTAGTGTTTTTTCCGCAATACATTGTCAAAAACAATGTCAGGATCTTTCAGCCGGTGCAGCCGGAAACCATCCGGGAATATCCTTTTTTATATGAAGTAAACCGGGTTAGGTTCACCGATGGCAAGGTTGCACAAATTGAGAAAGACAGCAATGGAAAATGGAAAACCGCGGTAATTGAAAAAGATAATGGCTACAGGTTTAACCTGGCATTCAAGGCCAACTCTCCTGATTTTGCCGGCATCAAACAAGGCGACCAGGTAAGGCTGCGTTTTGTACACGAGGTTAAAACAGGGAAAAAAGTATACGCCGTGAATGATTGGGTTTCGATATCCGAAAATATAGCGGATTACGGATTTAAAAACCCGGATATGTTTTACAAATTTTATGAAAAAATGTAA
- a CDS encoding BlaI/MecI/CopY family transcriptional regulator yields MEELTKTEERVMQVIWQLKRCFVKDIIEALPDDPKPPYNTISSVVRLLEKKGYLDYKAYGKTYEYFPKIAKAEYRKAFFSRFFAGYFDNSAESLFSFMVKEEKLSQEDIDKLKAIINKNEK; encoded by the coding sequence ATGGAAGAGCTAACAAAAACAGAAGAGCGTGTAATGCAGGTAATATGGCAGTTAAAACGATGCTTTGTTAAGGATATTATTGAGGCGTTGCCGGATGATCCGAAGCCGCCTTACAATACCATATCATCAGTTGTAAGGCTGCTGGAGAAGAAGGGCTACCTGGATTATAAAGCTTATGGTAAAACCTACGAGTATTTTCCCAAAATAGCCAAAGCCGAGTATCGGAAGGCTTTTTTCAGCCGGTTTTTTGCGGGTTACTTTGATAATTCGGCCGAGAGCCTTTTTTCATTTATGGTGAAGGAAGAAAAGCTGAGCCAGGAAGATATCGACAAATTAAAAGCCATCATCAATAAAAACGAAAAATAA
- a CDS encoding hydroxypyruvate isomerase family protein has protein sequence MKRRNFVQSSMLAGASLLSTGVLNAATLTGCADPAGVTTTAADKPFNLNYGIHDGMFKNHAGDNFVEQIKFAYDKGFRSIEDNGMSHRTEDEQKKIGDTLAKLGMAMGVFVQPGLGNDSNMLASGKADQVEKFIASCKQAVEIAKRINSKLVTVVPGDFVRNLPIGVQTGNVIEAIKKGTAILEPHGVIMVLEPLSDNPDLFLRTPDQAYAICKAVGSPSCKILYDMYHVQRNQGNIIPTLDLVYDEIGYYQIGDNPGRKEPGTGEVNYKNIFKHIYNKGYRGVLGMEHGTAGQGKEGELALIKAYREADSFM, from the coding sequence ATGAAACGCAGAAACTTTGTGCAAAGCTCGATGCTTGCGGGCGCATCATTATTAAGTACCGGTGTATTAAATGCGGCTACACTTACCGGCTGTGCCGACCCGGCTGGGGTGACAACAACCGCCGCCGACAAGCCTTTCAATCTTAATTATGGTATTCACGATGGTATGTTTAAAAACCATGCCGGTGATAATTTTGTTGAGCAGATAAAATTTGCGTATGATAAAGGCTTCCGCTCGATTGAGGATAATGGAATGAGCCACCGTACCGAAGATGAGCAGAAAAAAATTGGCGATACCCTGGCCAAACTGGGCATGGCCATGGGCGTATTTGTTCAGCCGGGTTTGGGTAACGACAGCAACATGCTGGCATCCGGTAAGGCCGATCAGGTGGAGAAATTTATTGCATCATGCAAGCAGGCTGTAGAAATTGCCAAACGCATTAACAGCAAACTGGTAACTGTTGTACCCGGCGATTTTGTGCGCAACCTGCCCATTGGCGTGCAAACCGGTAATGTAATAGAGGCCATTAAAAAAGGCACAGCCATTTTAGAACCTCATGGCGTTATTATGGTGCTGGAGCCGCTAAGTGACAACCCCGACCTGTTTTTGCGCACGCCCGACCAGGCTTATGCCATTTGCAAAGCTGTAGGCAGTCCGTCATGCAAAATATTGTACGATATGTACCACGTACAGCGCAACCAGGGCAACATCATCCCTACCCTCGATTTGGTTTACGACGAAATAGGATACTATCAAATTGGCGATAACCCCGGCCGTAAAGAGCCCGGCACCGGCGAGGTAAACTATAAAAACATTTTCAAACATATTTATAACAAAGGCTACCGCGGCGTTTTAGGAATGGAGCACGGCACCGCCGGGCAAGGAAAAGAAGGCGAACTGGCGCTGATAAAGGCTTATAGGGAAGCTGATAGTTTTATGTAG
- a CDS encoding M28 family metallopeptidase: MKFKLTLLLLFISGATFAQDSLFARKLVDTLTSPYFWGRGYTHDGVHKAAAFISAQFKSYGVKPMTGKNYLQEFSYPVNIFPGKMDVTINGVRLIPGKEFIVSPDSRGATGTGKLEQTDSTHFVDRQNRVIVSLEDKLTWSVEGKALDFTVIQVDKKALKQLPASLTVAIDNQLIPDFKTANVCGVVRGTVKPDSILVITAHYDHLGGMGSNTYFPGANDNASGLTQMLSLAKYYAAHPQPYTMAFIAFSGEEAGLLGSKYFTENPLIDLKKIRFLINLDLNGTGIEGITVVNATVYPNEFAAMQQINNDNHYFVKVAKRGKAANSDHYLFTEKGVPAFFIYTLGGIKAYHDVFDISATLPLNKYRELFNLIVKFNSALMQNAKP, encoded by the coding sequence ATGAAATTTAAACTGACCTTATTACTCCTCTTTATATCGGGTGCCACCTTTGCGCAAGATAGCCTGTTTGCCCGTAAACTGGTAGATACACTTACCTCGCCATACTTTTGGGGGCGTGGTTATACCCATGATGGTGTGCATAAGGCCGCAGCGTTTATATCGGCACAGTTTAAAAGCTATGGTGTAAAACCAATGACGGGCAAAAATTACCTGCAGGAGTTTAGCTACCCGGTTAATATTTTCCCAGGCAAAATGGATGTCACCATCAACGGGGTTAGGCTTATCCCCGGCAAGGAGTTCATTGTGAGCCCCGACAGCCGGGGCGCAACAGGCACGGGCAAGCTGGAACAAACTGATAGCACGCATTTTGTGGACAGGCAAAACAGGGTTATTGTATCGCTGGAAGACAAGCTCACCTGGTCTGTTGAAGGTAAGGCGCTTGATTTTACAGTGATACAGGTTGATAAAAAAGCGCTGAAACAGTTGCCAGCTTCATTAACCGTAGCTATAGATAACCAACTCATTCCCGATTTTAAAACTGCAAATGTTTGTGGTGTGGTTAGGGGTACGGTTAAGCCCGATTCCATCCTGGTGATTACCGCCCATTACGATCATTTAGGCGGCATGGGCAGCAATACGTACTTCCCCGGGGCCAATGATAATGCCAGCGGACTAACCCAAATGCTAAGCCTGGCCAAATACTATGCCGCCCATCCACAGCCGTACACCATGGCTTTTATTGCCTTTTCGGGCGAGGAGGCTGGCCTGCTCGGCTCAAAATACTTCACAGAAAATCCCTTGATCGACCTTAAAAAGATTCGCTTTTTAATAAACCTTGACCTTAACGGCACCGGCATTGAAGGAATAACCGTAGTGAACGCCACCGTCTACCCCAATGAATTTGCCGCCATGCAGCAGATAAATAACGATAACCACTACTTTGTTAAAGTGGCCAAACGGGGTAAAGCGGCCAATAGCGATCATTATTTATTTACCGAAAAAGGGGTGCCTGCATTTTTTATTTACACCCTTGGCGGCATAAAAGCTTACCATGACGTATTTGATATAAGCGCCACACTCCCTTTAAATAAGTACCGCGAGCTGTTCAACCTCATTGTTAAATTCAATAGTGCGTTAATGCAAAATGCAAAGCCATAA
- a CDS encoding DUF5020 family protein, with the protein MKFRLLFICCVFYGGAFAQILQVHYDLRHTVDPDRNPKNFCSLYFEYFKAQDSTSAFFKPGAFFLKVQTDMRGQQGNIAQSFIQASQSFRFWKPKINIAIQYSGGLGVTEPKQYSYYINNAFSVGPSYAFTWKGAFFSNTLSYTYNAAKKPGNDLMYSFYWGKGFWNYKVEFAGDFELYTLNKNQGDPTTQNLRGKRLCFFGEPQLWFNFNKTVGAGTRALLYYHVTTTDNVLQLCPTVALRFKL; encoded by the coding sequence ATGAAATTCAGGTTGTTGTTCATTTGTTGTGTTTTTTACGGCGGCGCGTTTGCGCAAATCCTCCAGGTACATTACGATTTGCGGCACACGGTAGATCCCGACCGCAATCCCAAAAACTTTTGCTCATTGTATTTTGAGTATTTTAAAGCGCAGGATAGTACATCCGCTTTTTTTAAGCCGGGCGCATTTTTTTTAAAGGTACAAACAGATATGCGGGGGCAGCAGGGTAACATTGCCCAGTCATTTATCCAGGCTTCGCAAAGCTTTAGGTTTTGGAAACCAAAAATAAACATTGCAATACAATATAGTGGCGGCCTTGGTGTAACCGAGCCAAAACAATACAGCTATTACATTAATAACGCATTCTCCGTTGGGCCAAGCTATGCCTTTACCTGGAAGGGTGCTTTTTTCAGCAACACCTTAAGTTACACTTATAATGCGGCGAAAAAGCCCGGTAACGATTTGATGTATTCCTTTTACTGGGGCAAAGGTTTTTGGAATTACAAGGTTGAATTTGCGGGCGATTTTGAGTTGTATACCCTTAATAAAAACCAGGGCGACCCAACTACCCAAAACCTGCGTGGCAAACGCCTTTGTTTTTTTGGCGAACCCCAGCTATGGTTTAACTTTAATAAAACTGTAGGCGCCGGCACAAGGGCCTTGCTATATTACCATGTAACCACTACCGATAATGTTTTGCAGCTTTGCCCAACTGTGGCGCTTAGGTTTAAGCTTTAA